CAGGTTTTTTCCATTTTAAGCATTCCGCCCTGCAAGCGATATGGGTTATTATGCGTGAATACTTTTCCCTGATGACAACGCGGGCATTTATTCGCAGCCATTGAATACAGGATTTCTGTTAACATCATGGCGCAAAGGTAAGAAACATTATTTTTGTTTGCAGGTATTTGCGCCAATCAATGTATAAAGTGGGCAAAAACTGATTAAACTGGTTAAAAGGAAGACTCCTGCAAAGATCATTAAGATGATGCCAAGTGTTCCTGTGATAACATTCGAAAAATAAAGACCTGCGATGATTACGGCAATGATTGTCCGGATCACTCTGTCCGTTGTACCCATGTTCTTTTTCATAATAGCTTTAGTTTAATTTTAACCAAAGCTAAACCCTTCAATGTCCCAAAAAGGTGACTAATGTTACACAACCCAAACTATTTCATCATCAAACCCTAAAAAAGACAACTTAATTTTTCATTATAAAGCTAATTCATTATTTTTCATCCCGATAAATCGGGATTCACTTTTCACTTTTCACTTTTCACTTTTCACTTTTCACTTTTCACTTTTCACTTTTTACTATTGATCCGTCAACGCTTTCAAAAAATTAACCAGATCTTGTTTCTGTTGCGGAGATAAATTTTTCGGTCGCACAACATTGCTTTTATTCGGATGAGGCTGTCCGCCACTATTGTAGTGTTCGACTACTTCTTCGAGTGTTGCAATACTTCCATCGTGCATATAAGGGGCCGTGAGTTCAACATTTCGTAAAGAAGGTACTTTGAATTTACCGACATCACTTGCATTGCCTGTGATTCGGGCTCTTCCTGAATCAGGATAAACGGAATACAAGCCATTGTTTTGAAAACTAAAATCGGTGAAATTGTAATCGACATGGCAATGAAAACAATCTGCTTCTTCATTGAAGAACATGATCATTCCATTTTTTTCAGAAGTATTCAATGCAAATGAATCACCTTCATAAACAAATCTGTCGTACTTTGATTTACCTGTAAAGAGCGTACGCTCATAGCAAGCAATTGCTCTTGTCAAAGTATAAACAGAAGGTTCAAGGCCATAACTTTTCTGAAAATCTGCAACATAGTCTTTGTTGTTCCTAAGTCTTTCCACAGCCAGATTCACATCAAAGTCCATTTCATTTGGGTTTTCGATAGGAGCAAGCACCTGTTGTTCAAGATTCGGAACACCACCATCCCAGAAGGAATAAGGCTGATAAGCAACATTCAAAATTGTCATTGCATTTCGCATTGCATGTCTGCCACTGATTCCTAAACTTAATGCTACACCATCTGTGAATTTTAATCCCGGCAAGTGACAAGATCCACATGAAATAGAACTGTCTCTTGAAAGAATTGGATCGAAAAATAATTTCTCACCCAATGCAATTCTGTTTAAAGTCGGCTTGTTATCGGAAGGAATATTCGGATAAGGAAATCCAACAGGCACATCCAGAATTATAAATTCATTTCCCGGATCGATAATAGGATCTGTAGCTTTTTCCTTTTTGCAGGCAAAAGTCATTAAAGCAATAAAGAATAAGAATACATACTTTTTCATCCTGTCAAATTGCATTTTAAAAAATACCGAATCCGGAGCCCAGATTTGTTTATGGTTCCGGATTCGATATAAAGTTCTTTATTCTACTTCAAAAGCAGACTGCCAACTGTTAGCTATTTTGGTTGCTAACATCATATTATCCATTGTATGCGTCATAAGTTCTGAAGTCATATCAACATTGATCAATGCAGCAGCAAGATCAAAATTCAAGTGGATCACCTGATCTTGTCCTGAATTTACGCTGAATGCGTCCGTAGAAAAGTCAATGGTACGTTTAAATTCGTCCATGCCGATATGATATAAATAGTCAACGTTTACAGGTCCGGTTTGAGCAACAGTTGTATCAACCTTGCCTTCAACTTTCCAGAATATGTAACCGCTATTCCATGACCAGTGAATCGAAGGTGTTTGAACAGAAAGCGGATTTGACGAAGGGTATGTTGACGGATCGGAGTGATTTATTGTTGAATCAAGTCCTACAATAAATCTGAAGCCTTTGTAATTTCCGACAGGAACCATTCCTAATTCATACTCATCAATTTCCGGATTTGTAAGAAAAATTTTTCCTGTAATCGGCAATTCGCTTCCGTCACTTTTGATCAGCACAATATTTGAAATATACATTCTGTAATCTTCAATTGTGAATCGTTGACCGGCTGAATTTATAAATGTAGAATCATAATTTGCTGTATGTGTTCCAACATTCGAGTGTAAATGCATTGTCAGATTTTGCTCTGTAGAAGGAGTTGGTTCTTCAGATTTATCCTTTTTACATGAAGTGAATAATAGAGTTGTGCATGCTAATGTCATAGCTGCAATGGAAAATAGTTTTTTCATTGATTGATTGGGTTGATTAATTTAAATTAGTGATTGACGCAAACAATAATTCAAGACACATAGTGTTGAGATTTATTGATTGAAAATAAAAAGTGAATAAATTGTATTAAGAGCGAGGTGGCTGAAAAGGTTGATTCTGGAAAGCTACCGTTAGTTTCTCAAGATAAGGTGTTGAAATCTGTTCAACCAGATTACTAATGTATAAAGTGGTTGGGTTGAAAACAGATAGGTAAACAATTGTTTCCATTTTTTCCTTTACCGTACTTAAAGGAGTGGATTCACTTTGTTCATGAGCTTTGAGCTCTTTCATCAAATGACATTTACCATTGCAACTTAACTTTGGCTTGTCTTTATTGATACAATAGTTTTTGGTAATATATTCTTTGTTCAAAGCGTAACCGGCGAAAATTACCACACTACTCATAGTTTGACTAAGAATAGCGAGGCTAATTACAAATAAGAGAATCCGGTTGATCATAATTTACTTACGCAAAGATAAGCATATTTGGTACGAAAAAGCATGATAAATGTTGTGTTAATTGCAGTTTTTTATGTGTTAGATTGGGTTTTTTTAAGCTGAATTTGAATTTTGGAAAGGGAGAGTAAGTAATTTTTTTTTAACACAAGATCACTAAGGTTTTATCACAAGAGCACAGTGTTTTCACTTAGTGTTTTTGGATATAACTTTAGTGAACTTGTGTTTAATTGATATGTTAAATAATAGCCTCAGCCACAACAAATGTGCTCCCGCCAATGAAGATCATATCTGACAAACTACTGTTTGATCTTGCTGCGGAAATTGCTTTAGAAACGGATTCGTAAGCGTTGCCATTCAGGTTATATGCTTTTGCCAGATTTTTTAATTCTTCTGCATCAAGGGCACGGGGGATATTTGCTTTGCAGAAATAGTAGCTTGCATTTGCTGGGAGCAATTCCAGGATTCCGGAAACGTCTTTATCATTAACAACTCCGATCACCATATGAAGTTTCTCAAATTTACATTGCGAAATTTGCTGAACAATAAATTCAATACCGGCTTTGTTATGTCCGACATCGCAAATGACAAGTGGTGCATCAGAAAGTTTTTGCCATCGCCCCATCAGTCCTGTTAATTCCTGCACATTAGAAAATGCATCTCTCACGTGCGACTCAGAAATTTTCCATCCTGACTTTTTCAGCTGTTCGATAGCACAAAGAACTGTTGTGATATTTTTTTTCTGATAATTTCCTTGAAGATTAAGTTTGAGGTCGGTATAGAGAATTTTTTTGTCTATAAAAACATTGAACATGATTCCGTTCTCATCATTAGTAATCACTTCGGTTTGGATAATATCTTCTGCAAAAGTAAATGGTGAATTTAATTTTTTTGCATGCTCAGTGAAAACATTTTGAATTTCAATTTGTCTTTCTCCAATGATCACGGGGACAAACCTTTTTATGATACCTGCTTTTTCAGTAGCAATTTTTTCAAGTGTATCGCCCAGCAATTGCATGTGATCATAACTGATATTTGTGATGATAGAAAGTTCAGGTGTAATGATATTTGTTGAATCAAGTCGACCTCCCAATCCTGTTTCAATGATTGCTATATCTACTTTTTCTTTTGCAAAATAATCGAAAGCAAGTCCAACGCACCATTCAAAAAAGCTCAGGTCAATCTTTTCAAAAGAAGATTTATGCTCATTTACAAAATCGACCACTACTTTTTCAGGGATCATTTCACCATTAATACGGATTCTTTCTCTGAAATCTTTCAGGTGCGGTGAGGTGTAAAGTGCGGTATTATAGCCCGCCTTTTGTAAAACCGCAGCCAATAAGTGGGAAGTCGAGCCCTTTCCATTTGTCCCGGCAATATGTAAAGATTTAAAGGAATTTTGCGGATTTCCGAGCGAATTGCAAAGTTCGATTGTATTTTTCAGGTCGGCTTTATAGGCAGCTGCGCCTATTCTATGGAACATAGGAAGCCTGGAAAAGAGGTAATCTAACGTCTGCCGGTAAGTCACTTGATCGAAGTACAAATTTGATTTCAGGGGCAATTTACGACCAAATTAGTTCGCAATGTGAAAATTATCTTTGTGGGAATAAGTTTTTTTCTAAATTGCTTACGCTAACAACCACCACATTATGCCTTTAACGAAACGGGCCACAAGAAAGCTGATAGGCACTTGGCCACAAAGACTAGCCTTGTCAGGATTGACCGCTTTTGTCGTTTGGAGTGTAACCGAAGAAAATCTTTTTCTCTTTGCCTCGGTCTGGTTAGTGTCCCATTTAATTCTCACTTTGCTCAATTCAAAAATTCCGGAAGTGACGACGAATTTTAACGAAGAGATGCGTTATTGAATTGGGAGATCGTAATTCGAGACTCGTAATGCCTAATAAATGTGGGCTTCAAGTCATTTTAATTATTTACCGTTAAGTACTCAGAGAAAAATTTTTCCAGAAGAGTGGTCTGCACATTTTGATTCTTGCTTGCATTTTCTTTTCAATTACTTCCGGATTGTTTCGGACAAATTTCTGAATCTCTGTTTCAGATTCTGCTTCAAGTAAATTAATTATTCCGCTTCCATTTTCAAAAAGTGCAGCCATGATCAATCTGCCGTCAGTATATGCTTGTCGCATATAATTTTCATGTCGGCGCAGATCGACCGTAGTAAATGTTTTATGAGAAGGAAAGTTTTCTCCCATTGTCCACAGAATAAAATACAGATGTTTTAGTCCGCTTCTGATGCTTGGTGGAGATTCAATTTTGTCAAGAGGTTCTATCATGGTTCGTGTGATTTTCGTGTCAAAAACAATAGCAATAAAAGTCAGACAGTATCATTTGTGGTATATTTAACATTGCCTTAACTGATATTCAAATATTCATTATATGTTTCGAATTATTATCAGTCTTGTGTCAGTTGTCTGTCATCGTAGCGTCAGGTGATGTAGGTATTTATTTTCGTGAATCGTGATTCGAGTTGTCCTTGATTCAGCGGTTTACTTGCTGCCAGGATTTTTATTTCCCGCAGATCCCGCAGATCCCGCAGATTAAGGCGCAGATCTTGTGTTCCAATTATTCACTGCTATTGCAAGAAAAACGATCTGGTATAATTTCGACGAACACTATCTGCGGATTTATCTGCGCCTTAATCTGCGGGATCTGCGGGAGAAAAAATTTTCAACAACTAGCTGAAAATTTGCATATGTCAGTGTCTTAGAATAGGCGGATTTCAGCATATAAGACGAAGAAGGGCTCAAATCATTCGCAACTCGTG
The sequence above is drawn from the Bacteroidota bacterium genome and encodes:
- a CDS encoding DUF2892 domain-containing protein, whose protein sequence is MKKNMGTTDRVIRTIIAVIIAGLYFSNVITGTLGIILMIFAGVFLLTSLISFCPLYTLIGANTCKQK
- a CDS encoding cytochrome-c peroxidase; this translates as MQFDRMKKYVFLFFIALMTFACKKEKATDPIIDPGNEFIILDVPVGFPYPNIPSDNKPTLNRIALGEKLFFDPILSRDSSISCGSCHLPGLKFTDGVALSLGISGRHAMRNAMTILNVAYQPYSFWDGGVPNLEQQVLAPIENPNEMDFDVNLAVERLRNNKDYVADFQKSYGLEPSVYTLTRAIACYERTLFTGKSKYDRFVYEGDSFALNTSEKNGMIMFFNEEADCFHCHVDYNFTDFSFQNNGLYSVYPDSGRARITGNASDVGKFKVPSLRNVELTAPYMHDGSIATLEEVVEHYNSGGQPHPNKSNVVRPKNLSPQQKQDLVNFLKALTDQ
- a CDS encoding bifunctional folylpolyglutamate synthase/dihydrofolate synthase; the encoded protein is MTYRQTLDYLFSRLPMFHRIGAAAYKADLKNTIELCNSLGNPQNSFKSLHIAGTNGKGSTSHLLAAVLQKAGYNTALYTSPHLKDFRERIRINGEMIPEKVVVDFVNEHKSSFEKIDLSFFEWCVGLAFDYFAKEKVDIAIIETGLGGRLDSTNIITPELSIITNISYDHMQLLGDTLEKIATEKAGIIKRFVPVIIGERQIEIQNVFTEHAKKLNSPFTFAEDIIQTEVITNDENGIMFNVFIDKKILYTDLKLNLQGNYQKKNITTVLCAIEQLKKSGWKISESHVRDAFSNVQELTGLMGRWQKLSDAPLVICDVGHNKAGIEFIVQQISQCKFEKLHMVIGVVNDKDVSGILELLPANASYYFCKANIPRALDAEELKNLAKAYNLNGNAYESVSKAISAARSNSSLSDMIFIGGSTFVVAEAII